In bacterium, the sequence AATGCCTTGTTCTTGTATACCAGTTTTTCAAAGAGCGGCGCCTTAAAAATGAAATATTCGTGAATGTTGGTCACGATCAGATGTTTGAGTTCGGTATTTTGGTGTTCCGCGCGTTCTTCAAGATAATAAAGCAGGAGTTCCTGCAGCGCTTTGGTATTCAGCTTATCTTTGGAGCACATTTCGTTTTTATTCGACGGACTTTTCGTCTCAATGATTACGCCGATGGGCGAATCGGAATTCTTCCCCGTATGAATAACAAGATCTTTGCGATGATAGGTATTGATAAAACGATCCGGATCATAGTAGGTTTTCTTTAGAAAATCGCGTAAAAGGTTTTTGTTGTGTTCCTCATGTTCGCCCGCATTGATGTGCTCGATCAAATAAAGAAGTTCATGTTTGAACGCCTCGA encodes:
- a CDS encoding type II restriction endonuclease — encoded protein: MKSLRKSINPAFLKLKPHRDEIEAFKHELLYLIEHINAGEHEEHNKNLLRDFLKKTYYDPDRFINTYHRKDLVIHTGKNSDSPIGVIIETKSPSNKNEMCSKDKLNTKALQELLLYYLEERAEHQNTELKHLIVTNIHEYFIFKAPLFEKLVYKNKA